CGACGGAGCGCCAGTCATGGTGGACCTGGCCAGGGCGTGCTTCCTTCAAGATGAGCACGAGGCGAGCGAATTCCTCTGTCTTCGCGACCGCTGAGTCGTGAGAAGGGAGCGCATGCTGGCTGGTGCCGCAGGAAATCAGCAGCGCTGCCATCACCACGGCCATGTGGCTTCCGAGGCTCATCTCATGCCTCGTATCCCAGGCCCGAGTACCTGGAAACTCCGGAATCAACACCCCGGGTGTTACCCAACGCTTCACTTCGGGGTCAGCGCGTCCACCAAGCCCTGGGCCACCGCCGCCGCGAAGGCCTCCAGCGTGCGCTCCTCGCGCCAGCGCGCCTCCTCCTCGAAGTCCCAGGCATGGTGGGTCTCGATGATGACCGAGGGCATGCTCGGCTTGCGCAGCACGAAGATGCGCCGCCCTGGCACATGCCGGCTCACGAAGGTCCCCGGTTGCTCGGGATCCGTGGCGTACAGGCCCACGTAGTCCTCGCCTCCGTAGGGCAGGAAGCCCGCCTCTCCCATGCGCCTCGCCAGCGCCCGTGCCAGCGCCAGCCTCCGTGACACCAGCGGCGTGCCGCTGTCATCCGCGTAGAGCACGCTGTAGCCAGGGGCCGCGTCGTTGCGCGCGCACCAGCGCTCCGGCGCCGCCAGCCACTCGCTCGCCTCGCCCCGCGCGTCCGAGTGCAGGCTCAGGAAGAGGGCCGCCCGCCACTGCTCCGCCTCCTGGAGGCGCTGCGGATAGGCGGGCTGTTGGCCCGGCTCGCGGCGGCTCAGCTTCACCTGGAAATGGCCCGTCGCCTCCAGCCGCCGCGCCAGCTCGCGCGCCACCCGCAGCGTATAGGTCTCCTCCGCCTCGCAGGTGACGGACGAATTGCCCTCGTTGCCGGGCGCGCCATGTCCCGCGTCCAGGTAGATGCGCGGGCGCCCGAAGCCCCGGGGGAACTCCACCTTGGCCACCGTGAGCGGCGCGCTCGCCGAGGGCCACGGGGCGGTGGGGGGAACTCCCGGGAGGGCCGGGGTGGGGGAGGACGGGGCGGGAGGGGACTCCGCGCCGTGGGCGGACAGGCTCGTGGCGATCAGCAGGAGCCCCAGGAAGGGTTTCAGCATGGCACCTCGGACACTCGGGGGCGCGCGGACGTTCCCCGCAACGACGACGGGCGGGCCCCCGGTGAGGGGAACCCGCCCGCCATCACTTCACCGCCCGGCTCGCGCCAGGCGTGCCTTCTCAGGCGCGGACTTCAGGAGTCGCCTCGGGCTGCGGAGGCAGGCTCTTGTCGGCGCCCTCCTTGAAGGGAGACTTCTCCAGGGCCGCCTCGAGCACCTCGTCCATCCGCGTGGCGAAGATGAACTCGATCTCGTTGCGGGCCTGCTCCGGCACGTCCTGCAGGTCCTTGCGGCAGCGCTCCGGGAGGATGACGCGCTTGATGCCCGCGCGGTGCGCCGCGAGCACCTTCTCCTTGATGCCGCCCACCGGCAGCACCAGGCCACGCAGCGTGGCCTCGCCCGTCATCGCCGTGTCGCCGCGCACCCGGATGCCCGTGAGCAGGCTGGTGAGCGCGGTGAGGATGGTGACGCCCGCGGAAGGACCATCCTTGGGGATGGAGCCCGCCGGGAAGTGCAGGTGCAGGTCCGTCTTCTCGAGGAAGTTCGGGTTGATGCCGAGCGACTCCGCCTTGCTGCGCAGGTAGCTCAGCGCCGCCGTGGCGCTCTCCTTCATCACGTCGCCGAGCTGGCCGGTGAGCGTCATGCCGCCCTTGCCCGCCATCTTCGTCGCCTCGATGAAGAGCAGATCTCCACCGGCCGCCGTCCAGGCCAGACCCGTGGACACGCCCGGCACCTCGGTGCGCTCGGCCACTTCCGAGTAGAACATCTCTGGCCCCAGGATCTCCTTCACCCGGTTGCCATCCACGTTCTGCTTCTCCGTCTTGCCGCCCGCGACCTCCACGGCCACCGCGCGGCAGATGTCGGCGATGCGGCGCTCGAGGTTACGCACACCGGCCTCACGGGTGTACGCCGTGGTGAGGATCAGCAGCGCCTCGTCGGTGATGGTGATGTGGTCCGGCGTCAGACCGTGCTCCTTGAGCTGCTTGGGCACCAGGTGGATGCGCGCGATGCTCTGCTTCTCCTCGAAGGTGTAGCCCGTCAGCTCGATGATCTCCATGCGGTCGCGGAGCGGCCCGGGGATGGGATCGAGCTGGTTCGCCGTGGCGATGAACATCACCTTGGACAGGTCGAACGCCACGTCCAGGTAGTGGTCGCTGAACGTGCTGTTCTGCTCGGGGTCGAGCACCTCGAGCAGCGCCGCGCTCGGGTCGCCGCGGAAGTCCGCGCCGAGCTTGTCGATTTCGTCCAGCATCATCACCGGGTTCTTCATCCCGGCCTTCTTCATGCTCTGGATGAAGCGGCCCGGCAGCGCGCCGACGTAGGTGCGCCGGTGGCCACGGATCTCCGCCTCGTCACGCACGCCGCCGAGCGACAGGCGCACGAACTTGCGGCCCACCGCCTTGGCGATGCTCTGGCCGAGCGACGTCTTGCCGACGCCCGGGGGACCCACGAGGCACAGGATGGGGCCGCGCATGTCGTTCTTCAGCTTGCGCACGGCCAGGTACTCGAGGATGCGCTTCTTGACCTTCTTGATGCCGAAGTGGTCCTTGTCCAGCGTCTGGCGCGCGTTCTCGATGTCGAGGTTGTCCTCGCTCATCTTCGCCCAGGGCAGGTCGGCGATCCAATCCAGGTAGGTGCGCGCGACGGTGTACTCGCTGGAGGCCGCCGGAATCGTCTTCAGGCGGTTGAGTTCCTTGTTGGCCACCTTCTCCACGTCCGGAGGCAGGCCCGCCTTCTTCAGGCGCTCCTGGAGCTCGTCGAGCTCCTCCTCCTCCTCGCCCATCTCGCCGAGCTCTTCCTTGATCGCCTTGAGCTGCTGGCGCAGGTAGTACTCGCGCTGGGTCTTCGACATCTCGCCCTTCACGGCGGAGTCGATCTTGTTGCTGAGCTTGAGGATCTCGCGCTTGCGGTTGAGCAGCTCGAGCACGAGGTTCATGCGCGCCTTGAGGTCCACCGTCTCCAGGACGGCCTGCTTCTCCTCGATGGGCACATCCACGTTGGCGGCGATGAGGTCGGCCAGGTGGCCCGGGTGGGTGATGGACTCCACCAGCTCGGTGGCGGCCGCGGGCAGCTCGGGCATCAGCTCGATGACCTCGCGCGCCAGCTTCTTCAGGTTGATGCCGAGCGCCTCGACCTCGACGTTCTCCGAGGCGGTGCGATCCTCGACGGCGTCCACGCGCGCCTTGAGGTAGGGGGCCTCCTGCACGAGGTCCAGCACGCGGAAGCGCGCCAGGCCCTGCACGACGAGCGAGTAGTTGTCCTCGCCCATCTTGAGCAGCTTCACGATGCGGGCCACGGTGCCCATGGTGTAGAGGTCGGACGCGCCAGGATCTTCCTCCTCGGCGCGGCGCTGGGTGACGACGCCGATGACCTGGTCATCGCGAACGGCGTCCTTGATGAGGGCGATCGTCTTCTGACGGCCCACGGCCAGGGGCAGCACGCCCCCGGGGAAGAACACGGAGTTGCGCAGGGGGAGGATGGGGAGGACCTGCGGGATGTCCTCCTTGTTGATCATCCCCGGAGGCGCCATGGCGGCCGGCATGGCCGCGGCGGAGGAGGGGCCCTTCTTCTTTTCGTCGGACATTGTCTTCGCTGCCTCGATGGGCGGCCCGGCCGGATCGTCGTCTCTCCCGGGCTCGTCAAGTGGTTCTAGTGGCGAATTTCTCTTCGGGGGTTGTTCCAACGTAGCAATCAAAACGGACATGGCAAACGCGACCTGTACTTTTCCCCCTCGTCGTCGGCTGCCGGACGGTTACCCGTCCCTCGATTCGAAAGGGGCGATACGGCGTGGCACACGCTACTCTGCGCCGCATTTCCCCTGGAGACTCCATGCGTCATTCCATCCCCCTGAGCGCACTGCTGGCCCTCACCCTGTGGAGCGGGGGCTGCTCCACTCCGGTGGACGCGCCCGGCTCCACCCTGCCTGGCACCTGCCAGGCCAACGCCCCGATCCTGTCGGCGCAGAAGACGGATCTGCTCTTCGTCATCGACAACTCCGCCTCGATGGCCGAGGAGCAGGCGGCGATCGCCACCGAGCTGCCCGCCTTCCTGGAAGAGCTCCGGCGGGACAACGGGTTGGAACAGGACTTCCGCGTGGGGGTCATCACCACGTCGGTCTACCTGAACGCGGACATCAATGGCCACGTCCAGTTTTCCCTCTATAACGATCAGGCCGGACGGCTGCAGCCGGTGCCGGATGCGCAGGGCCGGCCCACCGCCGAGCGCTACCTCGAGGGGACGGATCCGGAGCTGCTCGAGAAGTTCCGCCGCCTGGTCAAGCAGGGCACCCAGGGCAGCGGCCAGGAGACGCCCTTCGAGGCCGTCCGCCTGGCGCTCACCCCTCCGCTGTCCACGGCCGTCGTGGGGGCGGGCGGCAACGGGGGCTTCCTGCGCGATGGCGCCCGGCTGGTCGTGGTGGTGGTCTCGGACGAGGAAGATTGCAGCTCCACGCAGCGGCCCGCTCCGGTGGCGCTGACGACGGACACCTCGCGGGACCTGTGCAGCGAGCAGGCCGACCAGCTCACGCCCGTCCGGGAGTACTACCAGCTCTTCCGGGGGCTGGTGGATGGCACGGGAGCGACGCGCGAGGTCCTGTGGGCGACGATCGGCCCCGTGGGGCTGACGGACAAGCGGGCCGAGCTGGTGACGGACACGACCTCCCAGGGCACGTTCGTGCGCAACGCCGACTGCCCGACTTCCTACGGGCCCGGCTACCGCCAGCGGGAGATGGCGTCCCTGTTCGACTCGGGACTGCGCAACCTGGACTCCGTCTGCCGGGCGAACTTCCGTGACACGTTGGTGTCCATCGCCTCCGTGGCCCGCACGTCTCAGAGCATCGAGGTGATGAATCTGCCCGATCCCCGGCTCGCCCAGGTGCGCGTGACGCGCGAGGACGGCTCGATCCAGACGTGCAGTGTGGTCGGGGGAGACGTGTCGTATGTGCCGTCCGCGCAAGGCCGCGCCGCGCGCCTGTACTTCCAGTCCTCGTGCCCGCGCCAGCTGACGGATCAGAAGATCGAGGTCAAACTGCTGTGCGCCAACTGAGGGGCGTCCGCTGAAGGGTGTCCCCCGAGCGCTTCCCATGAGCAGGCGCCGTGCGTGGGGGTGTGTGATCCTCCCGCGTACCCACTCGATCGTCCGCCCCCCAGGCGACATTTGCTGGCGCATGTCAGAACGCCCGGCATACTGAACCTCGTTTCAGGTCCAGTGCGGGGCAGGTGACGTGATGAGTGCGACGGCCGGGAATCTGGCGGTGACGGTGGAGGCGTTGAGGGAGCAGATCCGCCGGTTGCAGGCGGCGCCGAGGAAGTACCTCGCGGCGCTGCGCACGGGGGTGGAGCCCTTCGACGCGCTGTTGCCCGGCGGCGGGCTGCCGCTGGGGCAGGTGGTGGAGTTGTGGGGCGAGCGGGCCTCGGGGCGCACGAGTCTGGCGCTGCGGGCGGTGGCCTCGGCGCATCGGGAAGGCCGGCTGTGCGCGTACGTGGATGGACCGGGAGAGCTCTACCCGCCCGCGGCGGTGGCGGCGGGGGTGGATCCGTCCCGGCTGCTCATCGTGCGGCCCCGGACGGTGGAACACCTCGCGTGGTCGGCGGTGCAGCTGGTGCGCAGCGGCGCGTTCGCGTGCGTGGTGCTGGATTTGACGCGGGCCCCTCCGGGGACGGCGCGGGGCGAGGATGGGGTGCGGCTGTCCCCGGCGGAGGGCAAGCGGCTGATGGACGCGGCGGGACGGGGCGGAAGCCTGCTGTTGCTGCTGACGGCGTCGGAGGCCCCCGCGGACGGGATGTTGCGGCTGCGCACCGAGTCGCGCGGGGACCGGGGCCTGTCGGTGGAGGTGGTGCGCAGCCGGCAGGGAGGGCTGGGCACGAGCACGCTCCTGCCCTGGCGGGCGCTCTACCCGGAGCTGACCGAGGGCGAGTGCCCCTGGGGAGCCCAGCTGCCGCCGGCCGAGGCGGTGACGGTGCCGGAACTCGTGCGCGAGCCGAGCCCCGAGCGCGAGGGGCACCGGGGCATCCTGGGACAACGTCCGGGTCGGGACGTGCCCATGCCGTCGCTGCGTCCGATGCTGGCCTCGGAGCCGGGGCTGCACTGAGTCGAGGGGAGGGAAACGGTCATGCGCCTGGCATATCTGCACTTTCCGCGCTTCGCGGTGCAGCGCAAGGTCATCGAGCTGCCGGAGCTCACGGGCAAGCCCTTCGTGCTGGTGGAAGAGGTGCGGGGCCAGCAGCGGGTGGTGTGCGCGTCCACGAGCGCGCTGAAGGCGGGCGTGCGTCCGGGCACGACGCTCACGGCGTCGACGGCGCTGGAGCCCTCGCTGCGGCACTTCGCCTGGAAGCCCGAGGAGGAGCGGCGGGCGCTGGTGGCGCTGGGCGAGATGTTGATGGGACTGGCCCCGGGCTTCCAGCTCTCGGCGCCGGATGGGATGTGGCTCGACGCGGGGGCGGCGAACCTGGTGAATGGCGAGGAGGGGCTGTGCGCGAAGGTGCTGGCCCAATGCGCGGAGCTGGGTTGGCGGGGGCGGGTGGTGGTGGCCTCGGAGAAGTTCACCGCGCGGGCCCTCGCCCGGCATGGGGAGAAGCGCTTCGCCGTGGTGCCGGATGGGGAGGAGGCCCAGGCGCTGGCACCGCTGCCCCTGAGTGCCCTGGAGGGCCCGGAGCAGACGGCGTTCGCGGCGCTCGGGTTGAGCACGCTCGGAGAGGTGGGCGCGCTGCCCGTGGGCGCGGTGACGGCGCGGGGTGGGGCGGCCGGGATGCGGGCGCACGCGCGCTGCCGGGGTGGGGATGAGACGCCGTTCATCCCGGAGGTGTTGGAGGAGGTGTTGGAGGAGCGGCTGACGCTGGAGTGGCCCGCCGAGTCCCTGGAGCCCCTGCAGTTCGCCCTCAAGACGGTGTTGGATCGCCTCTGCGGGCGGTTGGGGGGCCGGCGCCGCGCGGCGGTGCGGCTGAGCCTCACGTTGAAGTTGGATCCCTCCGGACAGGCGGTGGTGCCGCTCACCCTGGCGCGGCCCACGGCGCAGTCGAAGATGTTGTTGGACCTGACGCGGCACCGCCTGGGCGACGTGCGGCTGGAGGGCCCCGTGGCGGGGCTGCTCCTGCG
This genomic stretch from Cystobacter fuscus DSM 2262 harbors:
- a CDS encoding vWA domain-containing protein, translating into MRHSIPLSALLALTLWSGGCSTPVDAPGSTLPGTCQANAPILSAQKTDLLFVIDNSASMAEEQAAIATELPAFLEELRRDNGLEQDFRVGVITTSVYLNADINGHVQFSLYNDQAGRLQPVPDAQGRPTAERYLEGTDPELLEKFRRLVKQGTQGSGQETPFEAVRLALTPPLSTAVVGAGGNGGFLRDGARLVVVVVSDEEDCSSTQRPAPVALTTDTSRDLCSEQADQLTPVREYYQLFRGLVDGTGATREVLWATIGPVGLTDKRAELVTDTTSQGTFVRNADCPTSYGPGYRQREMASLFDSGLRNLDSVCRANFRDTLVSIASVARTSQSIEVMNLPDPRLAQVRVTREDGSIQTCSVVGGDVSYVPSAQGRAARLYFQSSCPRQLTDQKIEVKLLCAN
- a CDS encoding Y-family DNA polymerase; protein product: MRLAYLHFPRFAVQRKVIELPELTGKPFVLVEEVRGQQRVVCASTSALKAGVRPGTTLTASTALEPSLRHFAWKPEEERRALVALGEMLMGLAPGFQLSAPDGMWLDAGAANLVNGEEGLCAKVLAQCAELGWRGRVVVASEKFTARALARHGEKRFAVVPDGEEAQALAPLPLSALEGPEQTAFAALGLSTLGEVGALPVGAVTARGGAAGMRAHARCRGGDETPFIPEVLEEVLEERLTLEWPAESLEPLQFALKTVLDRLCGRLGGRRRAAVRLSLTLKLDPSGQAVVPLTLARPTAQSKMLLDLTRHRLGDVRLEGPVAGLLLRVEEDCEDRGQQLSLGDAPEGDAALEVVLSRLATALGEESLFMAALEDSHRPEAGYSPRAFRPPTVSRGLEGELLQAVEAPEAVPEVLRERPSRMLSSPTPIDVEMTPEGELLAARVGGKRRRVVALMGPERLSGDWWDERPYSRDYYRVHFEGLGQAWVFRDARDSRFYLQGLFD
- a CDS encoding ImuA family protein gives rise to the protein MSATAGNLAVTVEALREQIRRLQAAPRKYLAALRTGVEPFDALLPGGGLPLGQVVELWGERASGRTSLALRAVASAHREGRLCAYVDGPGELYPPAAVAAGVDPSRLLIVRPRTVEHLAWSAVQLVRSGAFACVVLDLTRAPPGTARGEDGVRLSPAEGKRLMDAAGRGGSLLLLLTASEAPADGMLRLRTESRGDRGLSVEVVRSRQGGLGTSTLLPWRALYPELTEGECPWGAQLPPAEAVTVPELVREPSPEREGHRGILGQRPGRDVPMPSLRPMLASEPGLH
- a CDS encoding N-acetylmuramoyl-L-alanine amidase family protein — its product is MLKPFLGLLLIATSLSAHGAESPPAPSSPTPALPGVPPTAPWPSASAPLTVAKVEFPRGFGRPRIYLDAGHGAPGNEGNSSVTCEAEETYTLRVARELARRLEATGHFQVKLSRREPGQQPAYPQRLQEAEQWRAALFLSLHSDARGEASEWLAAPERWCARNDAAPGYSVLYADDSGTPLVSRRLALARALARRMGEAGFLPYGGEDYVGLYATDPEQPGTFVSRHVPGRRIFVLRKPSMPSVIIETHHAWDFEEEARWREERTLEAFAAAVAQGLVDALTPK
- the lon gene encoding endopeptidase La; protein product: MSDEKKKGPSSAAAMPAAMAPPGMINKEDIPQVLPILPLRNSVFFPGGVLPLAVGRQKTIALIKDAVRDDQVIGVVTQRRAEEEDPGASDLYTMGTVARIVKLLKMGEDNYSLVVQGLARFRVLDLVQEAPYLKARVDAVEDRTASENVEVEALGINLKKLAREVIELMPELPAAATELVESITHPGHLADLIAANVDVPIEEKQAVLETVDLKARMNLVLELLNRKREILKLSNKIDSAVKGEMSKTQREYYLRQQLKAIKEELGEMGEEEEELDELQERLKKAGLPPDVEKVANKELNRLKTIPAASSEYTVARTYLDWIADLPWAKMSEDNLDIENARQTLDKDHFGIKKVKKRILEYLAVRKLKNDMRGPILCLVGPPGVGKTSLGQSIAKAVGRKFVRLSLGGVRDEAEIRGHRRTYVGALPGRFIQSMKKAGMKNPVMMLDEIDKLGADFRGDPSAALLEVLDPEQNSTFSDHYLDVAFDLSKVMFIATANQLDPIPGPLRDRMEIIELTGYTFEEKQSIARIHLVPKQLKEHGLTPDHITITDEALLILTTAYTREAGVRNLERRIADICRAVAVEVAGGKTEKQNVDGNRVKEILGPEMFYSEVAERTEVPGVSTGLAWTAAGGDLLFIEATKMAGKGGMTLTGQLGDVMKESATAALSYLRSKAESLGINPNFLEKTDLHLHFPAGSIPKDGPSAGVTILTALTSLLTGIRVRGDTAMTGEATLRGLVLPVGGIKEKVLAAHRAGIKRVILPERCRKDLQDVPEQARNEIEFIFATRMDEVLEAALEKSPFKEGADKSLPPQPEATPEVRA